The DNA region CCAATATTTATTAGGTCAATCTAACAAATCTTCGATTAGATTATAACTCTTATTTTTACCAGGATGATAAAATTCCGTGATTTATTTTTAAAAAATGGAAAACTAAAGAAATACAGGAGCATCAAAAAGAGTAACATTTTCGAGCTTTTTACCAACTATTACCGTATCTTCCTTCTTTACTGCACCTTCTGGAATCATGAGCGGTGCATGCACCATCGCCAGCGCCATTCCTTCCTGAGCTTTCATCGCCCTGTGTGGGACCACTATCGTAGTTATTGGGTCTTCTTCAATTAAAAGACCAACTCCATGCGTGTAACCGGTTATATAGTACTCTTGAAGCCCTTTTTCTCTGTATACCTCAGCTATTTCTTTTTCTACCTGTGAAAAAGTGACTCCCAGTTGAGTCTTTTCCAAAGCAATTTGGTGAACCTTCTCCATCGCCTCGATAGCATCCTTCGCTCTTTCGCTTGGCTCTCCAATGAAAAAGCTTCTCGTTAAGTTTGCATAATAATAGTTATAGTCAGCGCCGATTACCACAGTTACAAACTTACCCTTCTCGACTCTAACATCTCTAAAAGGCTCGGCATGTGCCCTCGGAGTGGCTGAAACATAGACCTTTGGATCTTCGCTTCCATTGAGCATTAGTTCGCGATAAATCTCGGCAGCGATTTCAAGCTCACTTTTTCCTGGCTTTATCTCTTCCATCGCCACTTCCATTCCCCTTATCGCAACTTTTCCTGCTTTTTTTATGTTCTCAAGCTCCCAATCGTCCTTTATCATTCTCAATTGCATTGAGAGAGGCCTAATATCTTCGATCTGTACCCCAGGGTTGAGCTTCTTGAAAATTTCGTAGAACAGAATGTAGGCATCTCTCTCAATGGAGAACTCCATGCCGACGGTGCTGTAGCCGTTTTTCCCAATCCACATCGTTACCATTGCCATCAGATCTTCCGTCTTTTGAAACTCTTCAACGTTCTCAATCCAGCTCTTCTGCATAAAGAGCTCTTTCTCACCTTTAGCCACAATTGCCACCGGCTCGCCTTCTGCTGGAATAAGAAGGGAAGGCCTAAGCCACTTGGTGCCGGTGAAGTAAATAAAAGTTGAGAGTGTTCTTATAACAGCTCCGTCTATTTCGCTCTTCCTTAGGAGCTCTTGAAATCTCTCAACTCTCTTTTTGAATATCCTTTCATTTCCTCTCATGCTCACTTCACCTTGATCACTAGGAATTTCATCTCTAAGCTGCCGGTGTTTGAAACTTTGTGGGGAATTTCCTTAGGAAGGTAAACTAGGGTTGCTTTTCTTACTTCCTCTTT from Palaeococcus pacificus DY20341 includes:
- a CDS encoding M24 family metallopeptidase encodes the protein MRGNERIFKKRVERFQELLRKSEIDGAVIRTLSTFIYFTGTKWLRPSLLIPAEGEPVAIVAKGEKELFMQKSWIENVEEFQKTEDLMAMVTMWIGKNGYSTVGMEFSIERDAYILFYEIFKKLNPGVQIEDIRPLSMQLRMIKDDWELENIKKAGKVAIRGMEVAMEEIKPGKSELEIAAEIYRELMLNGSEDPKVYVSATPRAHAEPFRDVRVEKGKFVTVVIGADYNYYYANLTRSFFIGEPSERAKDAIEAMEKVHQIALEKTQLGVTFSQVEKEIAEVYREKGLQEYYITGYTHGVGLLIEEDPITTIVVPHRAMKAQEGMALAMVHAPLMIPEGAVKKEDTVIVGKKLENVTLFDAPVFL